ATGGGGAGGGAAGCTCAGTGCGCGATCTGGCCGAGGAAGGCTCGGATGCGTGGGTTGTCCTGTTGGTCGAAGAAGGCCTCGGGCGGTCGGTCCTGCAGGATCTCGCCCTGGTTCAGAAACAGAACCCGGTCGGCCACCTCGCGGGCAAAGCCCATTTCGTGGGTGACGATGATCATCGTCATGCCGCTGCGCGCGAGCTGCTTCATCACGTCCAGCACTTCCTTGACCATTTCCGGGTCGAGGGCCGATGTGGGCTCGTCGAACAGCATGACCTTGGGCTCCATGGCCAGCGCGCGGGCAATGGCCACGCGCTGCTGCTGCCCGCCCGAAAGTGCAAACGGGTGCTTGTGCGCATGGGCTTCCATGCCGACCTTGCGCAGCAGCTCCATGGCCTTGGCTTCGGCTTCGGCCTTGGGCGTGCCACGCACACGGCGGGGCGCGCGCGTCACGTTGTCGAGCACGGTCAGGTGGGGGAACAGATTGAACTGCTGGAACACCATGCCGACCTCACGGCGCAGGGCATTCAAAGCCTTGGCGTCGTCGCTCACCTCGATGCCATCGACGGTGATGGTGCCGCTGTCGTGCTTCTCCAGGCGGTTCAGCATGCGCAGCAGCGTGCTCTTGCCCGAGCCCGATGAGCCCAGGATGACCGTGACCTTGCCCGCGTCGAAATGCGTGCTGACGTTGCGCAGCACCTGATGCGCCCCGAAGGCCTTCTGCACCTGCTGCACGGTGATGAACGGTTGCGGGGTGCTCATGGCCGGCGGCCCTCCACGTCGTAGCGGTGCTCGATGGCGTCCGAGATCTGCGTGAGCATGGTCGTCAGCACGAGGTAGATGCAGGCCGTGGTCACCAGCGTCGACATTGGCTGGAAGGTGGCAGCCTGGATGCGGTTGCCGACGTTGGTCAGCTCGACCACGCCGATGGTGTAGGCCAGCGACGAGTCCTTCAGCAGCGACACGATGTTGTTCACCAGCGAAGGCAGCGAGATCTTCATCGCCTGCGGGAAGACGATGTCGAGAAAGGTGTGCCAGGCCGACATGCCCAGCGAGCGGGCGGCTTCCGTCTGCCCCTTGGGCACGGCCTGCATGCCCGAGCGGATGGCCTCGGCGTTGTAGGCGCCGATGTTGAGCGCCAGTGCAATGCAGGCCGAGGTGAAGTCGCTCAGCCGCAGCGAGGGGATCAGCGCGGGCAGCGCGAAGTACACGAACAGCACCTGCACCAGCAGCGGCGTGCCCCGCACGACCCAGATGTAGAACGAGGCCAGCCAGCGCACCGGCGCCACGCGCGAGAGCTTGCCCATCGCGGCCACGAGGCCGATGGCGATGCCCGCCAGGCCGGAGACGATCGTGAGCTCGACGGTGATCAGCGTGCCGTCGGCGAAATCGCGCGCGGCCGGGCCGATGGGCTCGGGCGCCCACGACAGGGGAATGGCCATCAGCCAGAGGAACAGGACGAGCGCAGCACTCGCCACCACCATGGTGGCGTTGCTGCGGGTCGACCTGCTCCAGCCGGCGGGCCAGCCAGGCAGGGTCAGCATGGTGTCAGGCCCTCGGGCTTACTTGCAACGAACGTCTTCGTTGAAGTACTTCTTCGAGAGCGCGGCATAGCTGCCGTCGGCCATCACCTCGGCCAGGGCCTTGTTGTAGCCCGCGGCCACGCTCTGGTTGCCCTTGGCCACGGCAGCGGCAATGCGCTCGATGAAGACCATCTCACCCGCCTTCATGCCGGCGTTCGGGGCGGCGGCCAGAGCCTGCTTGGCCACAAAGCGGTCGCTCACCCAGGCGTCGACCCGCTGGCTCAGCAGGGCAGTGCGTGCGTCGGTGTCCTTCGGGAAGTTCTTCACTTCCTTGATGCCGGGCAGCTTCTTGACGCTCTCGAGGTAGGTGGTGCCCGTCTGCACGGCCACGACCTTGCCGGCGAGGTCGGCACCGGTGCGGATGGCGGGATCGAGCGCGATCACCTGACCGCCCGAGCAGTAGTGCGGATTCGCGAACGTGACGGCCTTGGCGCGCTCATCGGTGACGCCGTGCGAGGCGATCACCAGGTCCCAGCGGTCCTGACGCAGGCCGGCCAGCAGCGCGTCAAAGCCCAGCGCCTTCCACTCGATGGTGACGCCCATCTTGTGCGCCACCAGTTCGGCCAGCTCGACCTCGAAGCCGGTGAGCTTGGTGCCCTGGAAGTAGTTGAACGGGGGAAACTGACCCTCTGTGGCGACGAGGATCTTGCCGTCCTTCTTGATGTCATCGAAGCTGCGGGCCTGTGCGCCCAGAGCAGCCATCAGGCTGACGGCGATCAGCGCGCCGCGTCGAATCCACTTGCCGGGTTGCGTCATTGTCGGGTCCTTGGGGGAAAGGTAGTCGGTCAGGCAGGGGGCGGTAATAGCATGAACCGTGCCTGGCTTCGTCGGACACTTCAGCGGGGATGGGCGGACGGGATGGGACCTTGTCGTGATGTGGAAGCGGCGTCAGCGGCGCATCAGCGTGCTCTTGCCGAACAGGCTCTCGATCAGGTCGACGGCGAGCTGGGCAGTCTGGTTGCGCACGTCCAGCGCCGGGTTGAGTTCGACCACGTCCAGCGACGCCAGCCGGCCCGTGTCGGCAATCATCTCCATGCACAGTTGCGCTTCGCGGTAGTTGGGGCCGCCGCGCACCGTGGTGCCCACGCCGGGGGCGATGTCGGGGTCGAGAAAGTCGACATCCAGACTCACGTGCAGATGGGTGTGTTCATCCAGATCAAGCAGCGCCTGTTCCATCGTGTGGCGCATGCCCATCTCGTCGATGTAGCGCATGTCGAACACCTCGATGCCCGCCTCGTGCACGAAGCGCTTTTCGCCTTCATCGACGCTGCGGATGCCGATCTGGCGGATGTCGGCGGGCGACAGGGCCGGCACATGGCCACCGATGTGGGTCAGTGCTTCCGGGCCATGGCCGCACAGGCACGCCACCGGCATGCCGTGGACGTTGCCGGTGGGGGTGAGGGCCGCCGTGTTGAAGTCGGCATGCGCGTCCAGCCACAGCACGCGCAGCTTGCGGCCGGCGGCGCGGCAGTGGCGGGCCACGGCGCTGATCGAGCCGATGCCGAGGCAATGGTCGCCGCCCAGCACGATGGGCAGGCGGCCGCTGTCCAACTCGGCAAACACCGCATCGTGCAAGAGCTCGTTCCAGCGCACCACCTCCGGCAGGTGCCGGAAGCCGTCCACGGCGGGCTCCCACGGGTTGTCGGGGCCGTGCAGATCTCCGGAATCCCGTACATCGAGTCCGAAATTTCGGATGGCCTGGGCGATGCCGGCCACGCGCAGGGCACTGGGGCCCATGCGGGCGCCGATGCTGCCGGCCCCCACGTCGGTGGGCACGCCGATCAGGGTGACGCCCTGGATGTCGGGATGGATCATGCTGCGTGTTGCGTCTCGGGTTGAGGGGCCACGGTCACGCAGCAAGCGCCGGGCCCGTCTGCAGCCAGCGTCCCGAAGAGGTTCTTCGGATCTTTCGGCGTGGGGATCAGGTCCAGCGGCTGTCCGAGGCCGTGGCGCTGTGCGGCCTCCTGAAGATGGCGCAGCGCCGAGAAATCTTCCAGCGCAAAGCCCACCGAGTCAAACACCGTGATCTCATCGGGGTGCTGGCGGCCGGCCGCCTCGCCGGTGAGCACCTGCCACAACTCGGTCACCGCGAAGTCCGGCGGCATCTGCTGCAGGTCGCCCTCGATGCGCGTCTGCGGCTCGTATTCCACGAACACGCGCCCGGCCCGCAACACGCTGGCCGCCAGCTCCGTCTTGCCAGGGCAGTCGCCGCCCACCGCATTGATGTGCTGGCCCGGTGCCAGCATGTCGGCATGCAGGATGGTGGCGTTCGTCTTGTCCGCCGTCAGCGTGGTCACGATGTCGGCGCCGCGCACCGCGTCGGCCGTGTTCTGACACACCACCACCCGAAGCGCCGTGCCGGCCAGATTGCGCACCAGCTTGGCGGTGGCCTGCGGGTCCACGTCGTACAGGCGCAGCGTGTCGATGCCCAGCAGGTGGTGGAAGGCCAGGGCCTGGAACTCGCTTTGCGCGCCATTGCCGATGAGGGCCATCACGCGGCTGTCGGGCCGGACCAGCCGCCGGGCCGCCACCACGGATGTGGCGGCCGTGCGCAGGGCAGTGGTCAGCGTCAGCTCACTGACCAGGGTCGGGGCCCCGGTGGCCACATCGGCCAGCACGCCGAACGCCATCACCGTGGGCAAGCCCAGGCGGGTGTTGCGCGGGTGGCCGTTGACGTACTTGAAGCTGTAGCGCTGCCCGTCGGCAATGGGCATCAGCTCGATCACGCCGTCGCGCGAATGGCTGGCCACGCGGGCCGCCTTGTCGAAGGCCGGCCAGCGGCGGAAGTCGTCTTCGATGCAGCGGGCGATGCCCGAGAGGGTCGGGGCCAGGCCGTCGCGGCGCACCAGCTCGACGGCGTCGCGTGCGCTCAAAAAGCGGGTTGCAAGAAGGGTGGGGTGGCTCATGGTCGCGGTGCTTCGGGGGGATGAGCACAGTGTGACCAAAGGCCGTGGCAATGAAAATCGTCAACTCTGCGCAAGAACGCGAAGACAATTGCCAGATCGTTAGATCAGATTGGCGTTTTGCACATGGACACCCTCGACCAGCAGATCCTCTCCCTGCTCCGGCAGGACGCCCGCATGAATGTGGCCACGGTGGCCAGCAAGCTCGGCGTCTCGCGCGGCACCGTCACCAACCGCATCCGCAAGCTCGAGGACAGCGGCGTGATCGTGGGCTACACCGTGCGGCTGCGCCCCGACACCGAACCGAACGAAATCCGCGCGTGGATGAGCATTGCCGTGGAGGGCAACGACGTGCGCTCGGTGATCGGCAAGCTGCTGGGGGAGCCCGGTGTGGCGTCGTTGCACGACACCAATGGCCGCTGGGACCTGCTGGCCGAACTGCGGGCCGAGAATCTGGCCGGGCTGTCGAAGGTGCTGGAGCGCATTCGCCTGATCCGCGGCATCAGCAGCACCGAAACCAGCATCCACCTCGAAACCTACCGCCTCGGCTGAAAGCACAACGGCCGGCACCCGGTGCACTCGCAGCGGGGTCCGGCCGTGGGGCGGCTGCGCAGGACGGGGTCAGATCCTGGCGCGGCGGCGCTGGGCCATTTCGCGGCCCATGCCATTGAGGTCCCACTCGGCAATGCGGCTTCTGGCTTCCGGGTAGATCAGCGACTCTTCCAGCGCCAGGTGGTCCTGGTAGAGCTGCACGAACACGGGCACGGCCAGGCTCAGTTGCTCGAGGTTGTACCAGTTGTAGCCGGCTGCGATCGATTCGATCTGCGGGGCCAGCTCCAGCCAGTCCTCTTCGATCCAGCCGTGGTCCTGCTGCAGGCGCAGCGTGTGGCGGATCAGGTCATCGTCACCGCTGCGCAGCATCGCGGGAAAGATGTGTTTTTCCTCGTCGATGTGGTGCTGGCGCGCCGTGTCCATGAAGAAGTGGAAGATGGCACGCGCCATCTCCTGCGCCTTGCCGTCCACCCCCTTGGTCTCTTCGAGGTGGGCCACCAGGTCCTGCAGACGCTGCAGGGCCGTGACCATCTGCTGGTGACAGGCGTCGAGCACGTCGAACGGCTGAACAGGACGGCCTCTGGGTGTGGTGCTTTGTTCCGGGGCGACGACGGTGGCGGGCATGGGGCCTCCAGCAAGGGTGGGTTAGGACACGCGAATCTGATTCGATTCTGCGGATC
This is a stretch of genomic DNA from Aquabacterium olei. It encodes these proteins:
- a CDS encoding Lrp/AsnC family transcriptional regulator, with product MDTLDQQILSLLRQDARMNVATVASKLGVSRGTVTNRIRKLEDSGVIVGYTVRLRPDTEPNEIRAWMSIAVEGNDVRSVIGKLLGEPGVASLHDTNGRWDLLAELRAENLAGLSKVLERIRLIRGISSTETSIHLETYRLG
- a CDS encoding ABC transporter substrate-binding protein translates to MTQPGKWIRRGALIAVSLMAALGAQARSFDDIKKDGKILVATEGQFPPFNYFQGTKLTGFEVELAELVAHKMGVTIEWKALGFDALLAGLRQDRWDLVIASHGVTDERAKAVTFANPHYCSGGQVIALDPAIRTGADLAGKVVAVQTGTTYLESVKKLPGIKEVKNFPKDTDARTALLSQRVDAWVSDRFVAKQALAAAPNAGMKAGEMVFIERIAAAVAKGNQSVAAGYNKALAEVMADGSYAALSKKYFNEDVRCK
- the rocF gene encoding arginase, with protein sequence MIHPDIQGVTLIGVPTDVGAGSIGARMGPSALRVAGIAQAIRNFGLDVRDSGDLHGPDNPWEPAVDGFRHLPEVVRWNELLHDAVFAELDSGRLPIVLGGDHCLGIGSISAVARHCRAAGRKLRVLWLDAHADFNTAALTPTGNVHGMPVACLCGHGPEALTHIGGHVPALSPADIRQIGIRSVDEGEKRFVHEAGIEVFDMRYIDEMGMRHTMEQALLDLDEHTHLHVSLDVDFLDPDIAPGVGTTVRGGPNYREAQLCMEMIADTGRLASLDVVELNPALDVRNQTAQLAVDLIESLFGKSTLMRR
- a CDS encoding amino acid ABC transporter permease, which produces MLTLPGWPAGWSRSTRSNATMVVASAALVLFLWLMAIPLSWAPEPIGPAARDFADGTLITVELTIVSGLAGIAIGLVAAMGKLSRVAPVRWLASFYIWVVRGTPLLVQVLFVYFALPALIPSLRLSDFTSACIALALNIGAYNAEAIRSGMQAVPKGQTEAARSLGMSAWHTFLDIVFPQAMKISLPSLVNNIVSLLKDSSLAYTIGVVELTNVGNRIQAATFQPMSTLVTTACIYLVLTTMLTQISDAIEHRYDVEGRRP
- a CDS encoding amino acid ABC transporter ATP-binding protein, yielding MSTPQPFITVQQVQKAFGAHQVLRNVSTHFDAGKVTVILGSSGSGKSTLLRMLNRLEKHDSGTITVDGIEVSDDAKALNALRREVGMVFQQFNLFPHLTVLDNVTRAPRRVRGTPKAEAEAKAMELLRKVGMEAHAHKHPFALSGGQQQRVAIARALAMEPKVMLFDEPTSALDPEMVKEVLDVMKQLARSGMTMIIVTHEMGFAREVADRVLFLNQGEILQDRPPEAFFDQQDNPRIRAFLGQIAH
- a CDS encoding ornithine cyclodeaminase, yielding MSHPTLLATRFLSARDAVELVRRDGLAPTLSGIARCIEDDFRRWPAFDKAARVASHSRDGVIELMPIADGQRYSFKYVNGHPRNTRLGLPTVMAFGVLADVATGAPTLVSELTLTTALRTAATSVVAARRLVRPDSRVMALIGNGAQSEFQALAFHHLLGIDTLRLYDVDPQATAKLVRNLAGTALRVVVCQNTADAVRGADIVTTLTADKTNATILHADMLAPGQHINAVGGDCPGKTELAASVLRAGRVFVEYEPQTRIEGDLQQMPPDFAVTELWQVLTGEAAGRQHPDEITVFDSVGFALEDFSALRHLQEAAQRHGLGQPLDLIPTPKDPKNLFGTLAADGPGACCVTVAPQPETQHAA
- a CDS encoding hemerythrin domain-containing protein is translated as MPATVVAPEQSTTPRGRPVQPFDVLDACHQQMVTALQRLQDLVAHLEETKGVDGKAQEMARAIFHFFMDTARQHHIDEEKHIFPAMLRSGDDDLIRHTLRLQQDHGWIEEDWLELAPQIESIAAGYNWYNLEQLSLAVPVFVQLYQDHLALEESLIYPEARSRIAEWDLNGMGREMAQRRRARI